A stretch of the Polyangiaceae bacterium genome encodes the following:
- a CDS encoding thiamine pyrophosphate-binding protein → MQTVVGGEVVAAMLAKEGVEKVFGIVDGTYLGFYASFEKYGIELVSPRHETCAAHMAGAYARLTGKLGVCMASNGPGVANILPGVAVENGEGNRVLLITSCRRQGIAYPDRGGTFQYFDQVAVTRPMTKWSGAASSFERIPEMMRRAFRISHRGRPGVVHVDIPENVMNGTFTTTESFAAEPSSYRVTSPIAPSRADVERVAELLLSAERPLLHAGSGVVHARAFEELLRVAELLRAPVSTSWGARGAIPEPHALALPTNALEAVQAARAGADLVLVLGSRLGETDFWGKPPYWGKASEQRFVQVDNDEEVLGLNRRTELCVLADCRQFLAALGEELAKKGLGAERAKSRDARLAELAGLRVKAASELSAALENRSAPMPPAHVPHTLRKLLEDDAILVVDGGNTAVWAQFFHEVRVPNTFLGTFKLGMLGAGVAQALGAKVAQPKRRVVCVLGDGAMGFHAQELETAVRQKLAVTYVVLCDRQWGMVKLTQQVGLGGMRQVLGSEREGTINTDFEEIRFDDLARSMGAHGERVASPDDLTAALRRALDCGGPAVVHVDVDPMLHLWAPGLQLFKDMHQEPAGE, encoded by the coding sequence ATGCAGACGGTGGTCGGCGGCGAAGTGGTCGCGGCGATGTTGGCGAAGGAAGGTGTCGAGAAGGTCTTCGGCATCGTCGACGGAACGTACCTGGGCTTCTACGCCAGCTTCGAGAAGTACGGCATCGAGCTCGTCTCCCCGCGACACGAGACCTGTGCCGCGCACATGGCCGGCGCGTATGCGCGCCTCACGGGCAAGCTCGGCGTGTGTATGGCGAGCAACGGCCCGGGCGTCGCGAACATCCTGCCAGGCGTGGCCGTCGAGAACGGCGAGGGCAACCGCGTGCTCCTGATCACGAGCTGCCGGCGCCAGGGCATCGCCTACCCGGATCGCGGGGGCACCTTCCAGTACTTCGACCAGGTCGCCGTGACCCGTCCGATGACCAAGTGGAGCGGGGCGGCATCGAGCTTCGAGCGCATCCCCGAGATGATGCGCCGTGCCTTCCGCATCTCCCACCGCGGCCGGCCCGGCGTGGTGCACGTGGACATCCCCGAGAACGTGATGAACGGGACCTTCACGACCACGGAGAGCTTCGCGGCCGAACCGTCGTCGTACCGGGTCACCTCGCCTATCGCGCCCTCCCGTGCGGACGTCGAGCGCGTCGCCGAGCTCTTGCTGTCCGCGGAGCGCCCGCTGCTCCACGCCGGCAGCGGGGTCGTGCACGCCCGCGCCTTCGAGGAGCTCCTGCGCGTGGCCGAGCTGCTCCGCGCTCCGGTCAGCACCAGCTGGGGCGCCCGCGGCGCGATCCCCGAGCCGCACGCGCTGGCGCTGCCGACCAACGCCCTCGAGGCGGTGCAGGCCGCTCGCGCCGGCGCCGATCTGGTGTTGGTGCTCGGCTCTCGGCTCGGCGAGACGGACTTCTGGGGCAAGCCCCCCTACTGGGGCAAGGCGAGCGAGCAGCGCTTCGTCCAGGTGGACAACGACGAGGAGGTCCTTGGGCTGAACCGCCGCACGGAGCTGTGCGTGCTGGCTGACTGCCGGCAGTTCCTGGCCGCGCTGGGCGAAGAGCTGGCAAAGAAGGGCCTCGGCGCCGAGCGCGCGAAGAGCCGCGACGCCCGCCTGGCCGAGCTCGCCGGGCTCCGCGTCAAGGCCGCGAGCGAGCTGTCCGCGGCCCTCGAGAACCGCTCCGCGCCGATGCCGCCGGCTCACGTGCCCCACACGCTGCGGAAGCTGCTCGAGGACGACGCCATCCTGGTGGTGGACGGCGGCAACACCGCGGTCTGGGCGCAGTTCTTCCACGAGGTGCGAGTGCCCAACACGTTCCTCGGCACCTTCAAGCTGGGCATGCTGGGCGCCGGCGTCGCGCAGGCGCTGGGCGCGAAGGTGGCCCAGCCCAAGCGCCGCGTGGTGTGCGTGCTCGGCGACGGCGCGATGGGCTTCCACGCCCAGGAGCTCGAGACGGCTGTGCGGCAGAAGCTCGCGGTGACCTACGTCGTGCTCTGCGATCGCCAGTGGGGCATGGTCAAGCTGACCCAGCAGGTCGGCCTCGGCGGCATGCGCCAAGTCCTGGGCAGCGAGCGCGAGGGCACCATCAACACCGACTTCGAGGAGATCCGCTTCGACGACCTCGCGCGCAGCATGGGCGCCCACGGTGAGCGCGTCGCTTCCCCCGACGACCTGACCGCAGCGCTCCGGCGCGCCCTCGATTGCGGCGGGCCCGCCGTGGTGCACGTGGACGTGGATCCGATGCTGCACCTGTGGGCGCCGGGGCTTCAGCTGTTCAAGGACATGCACCAGGAGCCCGCCGGCGAATGA
- a CDS encoding SDR family oxidoreductase: protein MTSVLVTGAAGYIGGLTVRALAARRADLGALVALDVREPPSSERLEGVTYVTGSVCDAGLADLFAEHHIDTVVHLASILKPPREGGEDLAYRVDVEGTRNVLGAAVKCGVKKLVVTTSGAAYGYYPDNPKWLEEHHPVRGNEEIAYSRNKRLIERELERCREEHPELAQLIFRPGTVIGAGVKTPVTELFEAKVLLGVLGSDSPFVFIWDADVVECIVRGVFGSETGIYNLAGDGALSPREIAERLGKPYLPVPAPLIAGALALLKRLGKSAYGPEQVKFLRYRPVLSNRALKERFGYTPKKTSRQAFETYAAALGR from the coding sequence ATGACGTCGGTGCTGGTCACCGGCGCAGCGGGCTACATCGGCGGCCTCACCGTGCGCGCCCTGGCGGCCCGGCGTGCCGATCTCGGCGCGCTGGTGGCGCTCGACGTGCGCGAGCCTCCCTCGAGCGAGCGCCTCGAGGGCGTGACCTACGTGACCGGCAGCGTGTGCGACGCCGGGCTCGCCGATCTCTTCGCCGAGCACCACATCGACACGGTGGTACACCTGGCCTCGATCCTGAAACCACCGAGAGAAGGTGGCGAGGATCTGGCTTACCGGGTGGACGTCGAGGGCACGCGCAACGTGCTCGGCGCCGCGGTGAAGTGCGGGGTGAAGAAGCTCGTCGTCACCACCAGCGGGGCGGCCTACGGCTACTACCCGGACAACCCGAAGTGGCTCGAGGAGCACCACCCCGTCCGCGGCAACGAGGAGATCGCGTACTCGCGGAACAAGCGCCTGATCGAGCGGGAGCTCGAGCGCTGCCGCGAGGAGCACCCCGAGCTCGCGCAGCTGATCTTCCGCCCGGGGACGGTGATCGGCGCCGGCGTGAAGACGCCCGTCACGGAGCTGTTCGAGGCCAAGGTCTTGCTGGGCGTGCTCGGCTCGGACTCGCCCTTCGTGTTCATCTGGGACGCCGACGTCGTCGAGTGCATCGTGCGGGGCGTGTTCGGGTCGGAGACCGGAATCTACAACCTGGCGGGAGACGGCGCGCTCAGCCCGCGGGAGATCGCCGAGCGGCTGGGCAAGCCCTACCTGCCGGTGCCGGCGCCGCTCATCGCCGGTGCGCTGGCGCTCTTGAAGCGGCTTGGGAAGTCCGCTTACGGGCCCGAGCAGGTGAAGTTCCTGCGTTACCGGCCGGTGCTCTCGAACCGCGCGCTCAAGGAGCGCTTCGGCTACACGCCGAAGAAGACCTCGCGGCAGGCCTTCGAGACGTACGCCGCAGCGCTCGGGCGCTGA